In the genome of Natator depressus isolate rNatDep1 chromosome 21, rNatDep2.hap1, whole genome shotgun sequence, one region contains:
- the LOC141975562 gene encoding CMRF35-like molecule 8, translating into MELRFLLLLLLCISGFQEQEFDAVVSRVEGQRLVVECHYSSRDYSATRKTWCRLRDEKCFPLVSTSYPSSRTHPSSGRATIEDDTRNGIVTVTMEKLQVQDSGVYLCVRFERPNILYRLTAIKLDVSKEFQEYDAMEGQSLSVQCPYNTQDYKGEKKAWCRRTVQNECDVLVNTDHGYFTYHNRAQKGRARIHDDTQKGIITITMEKLQVDDAGVYLCALYTPSRLYRIIEVKLAVTKAISTRDVPVTSTTGHASLIFSTPSAGVNPADSSFLSERTVIIVSVVLGVLFILVLLGLVILCTRRSRQLKTRGDGQAEGIYEEPKDATVSQGFGNMNDPKDDKQEMPQDLKYVTLVFKSRPSPTESVYANITPSQALETPHTRFPTEPVGYASISLKPLASGAKS; encoded by the exons GATTCCAGGAACAAGAGTTTGACGCAGTGGTGAGCAGAGTGGAGGGGCAGCGTCTCGTTGTTGAGTGTCATTACAGTTCCAGGGATTATAGTGCAACACGGAAAACCTGGTGCCGGCTGAGAGATGAGAAATGCTTTCCCTTAGTTAGCACCTCTTACCCATCATCACGTACACACCCAAGCTCTGGAAGAGCCACGATAGAGGATGACACCCGCAATGGGATTGTAACCGTCACCATGGAGAAGCTGCAGGTGCAGGACTCCGGAGTGTACTTGTGTGTGCGCTTTGAGCGGCCCAATATACTGTATCGACTAACAGCAATTAAACTGGATGTTTCCAAGG AATTCCAAGAATACGATGCTATGGAGGGGCAGAGTCTCTCTGTCCAGTGTCCATACAACACACAGGATTACAAAGGGGAGAAGAAAGCCTGGTGCCGAAGGACAGTTCAGAATGAGTGTGATGTCTTGGTCAACACTGATCACGGGTACTTCACATATCACAACAGGGCTCAGAAAGGCAGAGCCAGGATACATGACGACACCCAGAAAGGGATTATTACTATCACCATGGAGAAACTGCAGGTAGACGATGCAGGGGTATACCTGTGTGCGCTCTACACGCCTTCCAGGCTTTACAGAATAATTGAAGTTAAACTGGCTGTTACCAAGG CTATATCTACAAGGGACGTCCCAGTTACCTCAACCACAGGTCACGCCAGCCTAATCTTTAGCACACCTAGTGCTGGGGTCAACCCAGCAGACAGCAG CTTCTTGAGTGAGAGAACCGTCATCATCGTCAGTGTGGTCCTGGGAGTCCTCTTCATCCTCGTGCTTCTAGGCTTGGTAATATTGTGCACCAGACGGTCCAGGCAGCTGAAGACAAGAG GTGATGGACAAGCTGAAGGCATCTATGAAGAACCCAAGGACGCCACAGTG TCTCAGGGCTTCGGCAACATGAATGATCCCAAGgatgacaaacaggagatgccaCAAGACCTAAAATATGTCACCTTGGTCTTTAAATCCAGACCCAGTCCCACGGAATCTGTCTATGCCAACATCACGCCAAGTCAAGCTCTGGAGACACCCCACACCAGGTTCCCCACTGAGCCTGTGGGATATGCTAGCATTTCACTCAAGCCATTAGCATCAGGCGCCAAATCGTGA
- the LOC141975563 gene encoding triggering receptor expressed on myeloid cells 2-like isoform X1, protein MTTLLRLSRPKTGSQWALLLPQFSASQRSIRPGYIAQSPGGKRSQVPVLIPSCRTRRKKPLLGKNPFSFCSASPLRCWIAGRRDMEKLMHLVFLVSLTELCVAENITVVYGMEGETISIRCTYSPKENKWREKSWCKHVNKTECQHVVSAHRFWLQFLKKWKGNTSIADNIHKGVLTVTMERLQKQDAGLYQCKTDFLGEAKTLKKVKVEVLGAGVMETLAPEEPRAVHSISSLPEAHFNAFICTIMVLLVAKFLIAILIFIIASHQRSSATGEGSHNLNQHQLLPLTVQEN, encoded by the exons ATGACAACTCTTCTCAGGCTGTCTAGACCAAAGACTGGTTCACAGTGGGCATTGCTGCTGCCCCAGTTTTCAGCCAGTCAGAGAAGCATCCGTCCCGGGTACATTGCTCAATCCCCAGGAGGGAAGAGAAGCCAAGTTCCTGTTCTCATTCCTTCCTGCAGAACAAGGAGAAAAAAGCCGCTCTTGGGCAagaatcctttttctttttgttcagccTCCCCCCTGCGCTGCTGGATAGCAGGAAGAAGAGACATGGAAAAGCTCATGCATCTGGTCTTCTTGGTCTCCTTAACAG agctgtgtgtggcagaGAACATCACGGTGGTGTACGGAATGGAAGGCGAGACCATCTCCATCAGGTGCACCTACAGCCCCAAGGAGAACAAGTGGAGAGAGAAGAGCTGGTGCAAACATGTCAATAAGACTGAGTGCCAGCACGTGGTCAGCGCCCACCGCTTCTGGCTCCAGTTCCTGAAGAAGTGGAAAGGCAACACTTCCATTGCCGACAACATCCACAAGGGGGTCCTCACAGTGACCATGGAGAGGCTCCAGAAACAGGACGCAGGGCTGTACCAGTGCAAGACAGACTTCTTAGGAGAAGCAAAGACCTTAAAGAAGGTGAAAGTGGAGGTGCTAGGAG CAGGTGTAATGGAGACCCTGGCACCAGAGGAGCCCAGAGCTGTGCACAGCATCTCCAG CCTTCCTGAGGCCCATTTCAATGCATTCATCTGCACCATTATGGTACTCCTGGTCGCTAAATTCCTGATAGCCATACTGATCTTTATCATCGCCAGCCATCAGAGGAGCAGCGCCACGGGGGAGGGGAGCCACAATCTGAACCAACACCAGCTCCTTCCACTCACAG TACAAGAGAACTGA
- the LOC141975563 gene encoding triggering receptor expressed on myeloid cells 2-like isoform X2: MEKLMHLVFLVSLTELCVAENITVVYGMEGETISIRCTYSPKENKWREKSWCKHVNKTECQHVVSAHRFWLQFLKKWKGNTSIADNIHKGVLTVTMERLQKQDAGLYQCKTDFLGEAKTLKKVKVEVLGGVMETLAPEEPRAVHSISSLPEAHFNAFICTIMVLLVAKFLIAILIFIIASHQRSSATGEGSHNLNQHQLLPLTVQEN; encoded by the exons ATGGAAAAGCTCATGCATCTGGTCTTCTTGGTCTCCTTAACAG agctgtgtgtggcagaGAACATCACGGTGGTGTACGGAATGGAAGGCGAGACCATCTCCATCAGGTGCACCTACAGCCCCAAGGAGAACAAGTGGAGAGAGAAGAGCTGGTGCAAACATGTCAATAAGACTGAGTGCCAGCACGTGGTCAGCGCCCACCGCTTCTGGCTCCAGTTCCTGAAGAAGTGGAAAGGCAACACTTCCATTGCCGACAACATCCACAAGGGGGTCCTCACAGTGACCATGGAGAGGCTCCAGAAACAGGACGCAGGGCTGTACCAGTGCAAGACAGACTTCTTAGGAGAAGCAAAGACCTTAAAGAAGGTGAAAGTGGAGGTGCTAGGAG GTGTAATGGAGACCCTGGCACCAGAGGAGCCCAGAGCTGTGCACAGCATCTCCAG CCTTCCTGAGGCCCATTTCAATGCATTCATCTGCACCATTATGGTACTCCTGGTCGCTAAATTCCTGATAGCCATACTGATCTTTATCATCGCCAGCCATCAGAGGAGCAGCGCCACGGGGGAGGGGAGCCACAATCTGAACCAACACCAGCTCCTTCCACTCACAG TACAAGAGAACTGA